CAGCGGCACGCAAGACAAGCGGATGTGCCGAACATACTGAGTAAATCCCCGATCGAGTTCCATCTTCCCGCAATCTGAGGTGATTCTGGAGAATAGAAGACATCTTTAGCGGTAGATCGTGAAGTCGCTCACGACGCGGTTGATCACACCTGCCGGGCTTGGTGCGTCTGGTCTCAGACCAAAAGCGATGGAATAATAAAGGCCGAGAAGTTGTCCGAAGATGACATCTACAGGCGGCCGATAGGCGTCAGGGAACAGTCCATCGATAGCGTGATATGTATCGCAAAGAGGAGCAATTTCCCGTTCGGACGATCTCAAACCTACAACGACACACGTTGCGGTGATGTTCTTCGCTTTTATCTCACGGAGCAGGTCAGCTTCGTAACGGAAACGAGTTCGCTCCGACGACAGAAAACAAATCAGATCGGTATCACGATCAAGGGCAGCCATTGGGCCGTGACGAAGCCCCAGTGAAGTCTGTGGCATGGTCTTGACCTGGCCGCCAGACATTTCCAGTACCTTGAGCGAGGCTTCTCGGGCGACAGCCGCCAGCGATCCCGAACCAATCATGCAGATACGCTGTGTGTGGCGGCGGGCCATCTTTTGCGCAAGCTCAGCAGAATCGCTCAGGAACTTGTTTGCCGCATCGATCATGCCGTCGAGAATAGGCTTGTACTCCGCAAAGCTCCAGGCATGCGCCAGGCAGTGCCCCAAAACCACCATGTTGGTGAAGGAGCTGGTCATGGCCAGGCTGCGGTCGTTGACGGCATCGTCAAGCACCGCAGTACAGACATGGGCATGATTTGCAGCAAGTCCTGCCATCCGGGAGTTAGGATTGCAGGTGACTACCAGGTGCGAGATCTCGGGATAGATCTCCAGAGCCTGCTCGAGAACATTGACCCCCTCGGGAGAGTCGCCAGAGCGTGAAAATGAGATCCAAAGATAGCGGCGTCCGGGGATGACATACTCCGACATACCAGGCAGCAAATCTGTGCTCGCAACCGCCGTTGCTTCACAACCCCAGCGCTGCCTGAGCAGGAGTGCAAGAGATTCTCCGATGAAGTCAGAGGTGCCCGCGCCAATAAGCATTACGATCGGGCGCTTCTCGAGGGGACCGGTTACTCCCGTCTTCTCGAGGAAAGTCCGAAACCGCTCCTGCTGTGCCTCGAAGAACAGCGCTGTCTTGCGCCAGGTCTCAGGCTGCTGCGCGATCTCGCGCGGCGTAAAAATCAGCCCTCGCGACTCCTGTTCGGAGGTCGGCAGATCAAGCAAAGTTGTTAGGGCACCCACGGGATCAGTCCTCCAGATAAAACTAAAATAGAAAAACAAAAGAAACAAAACACAAGGAATAGTAACATAAAAACTAATTATGAAAGCAGTAAATAAGGTTGAGATGATTGTTGACGGATCGATTTCGCAAGCGCGCTTCGATGTGACCATTGCAGGTGAGATCAACCTGGATCTTATTCTCTATGGGTTAGCTAAGGAAATGCCGGTTGAGAGAGAGCTATTGGC
The nucleotide sequence above comes from Tunturibacter empetritectus. Encoded proteins:
- a CDS encoding SIS domain-containing protein; the protein is MFLLFFYFSFIWRTDPVGALTTLLDLPTSEQESRGLIFTPREIAQQPETWRKTALFFEAQQERFRTFLEKTGVTGPLEKRPIVMLIGAGTSDFIGESLALLLRQRWGCEATAVASTDLLPGMSEYVIPGRRYLWISFSRSGDSPEGVNVLEQALEIYPEISHLVVTCNPNSRMAGLAANHAHVCTAVLDDAVNDRSLAMTSSFTNMVVLGHCLAHAWSFAEYKPILDGMIDAANKFLSDSAELAQKMARRHTQRICMIGSGSLAAVAREASLKVLEMSGGQVKTMPQTSLGLRHGPMAALDRDTDLICFLSSERTRFRYEADLLREIKAKNITATCVVVGLRSSEREIAPLCDTYHAIDGLFPDAYRPPVDVIFGQLLGLYYSIAFGLRPDAPSPAGVINRVVSDFTIYR